One Sulfolobus sp. S-194 DNA segment encodes these proteins:
- a CDS encoding ornithine cyclodeaminase family protein, which translates to MLKVLNFKDAYETLKDSFILLYQKLATNTKRVRTSFHGSVLTYQAGGLDHYLGFKVFIKGTFFSMLFDDSGEPLLLAESDLITRIRTGAISVLASDFLAKSNYSVVGIIGLGKQGKYQVKAYYELKPGVKIKVFSKEKLEEDARKIIQEGIKIEKAKDYKDVCNADVIVTITNSKDPFIKYEFLNKGTHINALGSNLPERVELYPEVLKNASIIAVEDLEQAKEEAGDLIMAEKMNMLDWNKVKPISEIIAGKVRRNNEDEITVFKSMGIGLEDVAILKLLYEKAKKYGIGSEIDIRGKWSPG; encoded by the coding sequence GTGCTGAAAGTATTAAATTTCAAAGATGCATATGAGACATTAAAAGACTCTTTTATACTACTTTATCAAAAGCTAGCTACTAATACAAAAAGAGTAAGAACTTCATTTCATGGAAGTGTTTTAACTTATCAGGCCGGAGGATTAGATCACTACTTAGGATTTAAAGTATTTATTAAGGGTACTTTTTTCTCGATGCTTTTTGATGATAGTGGAGAACCATTACTTTTAGCTGAGTCAGATCTAATAACGAGAATTAGGACTGGAGCAATTTCAGTATTGGCCTCAGATTTTCTTGCAAAATCTAACTATTCTGTTGTGGGAATTATTGGCCTTGGAAAACAAGGAAAATACCAAGTGAAAGCTTATTATGAATTAAAGCCAGGAGTAAAAATAAAAGTTTTTAGCAAAGAAAAACTAGAAGAAGATGCTCGGAAAATTATCCAAGAAGGAATAAAAATAGAAAAAGCAAAAGATTACAAGGATGTTTGCAATGCTGATGTCATAGTAACGATCACAAACTCAAAAGATCCTTTTATTAAGTACGAGTTCTTAAATAAAGGAACACATATAAATGCTTTAGGCTCTAACTTGCCTGAAAGAGTTGAATTATATCCAGAGGTTTTAAAAAACGCATCAATTATAGCGGTTGAAGATTTAGAGCAGGCTAAGGAAGAAGCTGGCGATTTAATAATGGCTGAAAAGATGAATATGTTAGATTGGAATAAAGTAAAGCCTATCTCTGAAATTATTGCTGGAAAGGTAAGAAGGAATAATGAAGATGAGATAACAGTTTTCAAATCCATGGGGATAGGACTTGAAGATGTAGCAATACTCAAGTTACTTTATGAGAAAGCAAAGAAATATGGGATAGGAAGTGAGATTGATATAAGAGGAAAATGGTCTCCCGGATAG
- a CDS encoding HTH domain-containing protein — MELTPRLQDIISILKEKKEINIKDLALELKISPKTAKGYARELYRLGFVELDNDNIKLKNSQPVSSDELKKILDAHEAEIANLKKEIELLKEELAKIKKSRSKA, encoded by the coding sequence ATGGAGCTGACACCACGTCTTCAAGATATAATTTCTATTTTAAAAGAAAAGAAAGAAATTAATATAAAAGACCTTGCATTAGAATTGAAAATCTCTCCTAAAACAGCAAAGGGTTATGCCAGAGAACTTTATCGTTTAGGGTTCGTGGAATTAGATAATGATAATATTAAACTGAAGAACTCTCAACCAGTCTCAAGCGATGAGTTAAAGAAAATATTAGATGCTCATGAGGCCGAGATTGCGAATTTGAAAAAAGAAATAGAATTATTAAAGGAAGAATTAGCTAAAATCAAGAAATCAAGAAGTAAAGCCTAA
- a CDS encoding polyprenol monophosphomannose synthase, whose product MRGVLVPTYNEAENIKELIPRIRKYLPDAKIIIVDDDSEDSTAETARKLDAIVFVRKGEKGLGSALRFGLLKGLELGFEYLATMDADLSHDPIYLPRMFEEAKKADLVIGSRYVEGGKIENWPLKRRIISKGANMLARTLLRINVKDNTSGYRVYSKGAIEVVKNCKNADGYEFQICAVYKVKRAGLRIVEVPITFRDRSKGKSKLGSEKILSWFVYVLKLSLGFTS is encoded by the coding sequence ATGAGAGGGGTTCTAGTTCCAACGTATAATGAGGCGGAAAATATAAAAGAACTCATACCACGAATTAGGAAGTATCTACCAGACGCAAAAATCATTATAGTAGATGATGATAGTGAAGATAGTACCGCAGAAACAGCTAGAAAGTTGGATGCTATAGTTTTTGTAAGAAAAGGTGAGAAGGGTCTTGGAAGTGCATTAAGGTTCGGGCTACTTAAAGGATTAGAATTAGGGTTTGAATACTTAGCAACTATGGATGCTGACTTAAGTCATGATCCTATCTATTTGCCAAGAATGTTTGAAGAAGCGAAAAAGGCTGATTTAGTTATAGGTTCTAGATATGTAGAAGGTGGAAAAATTGAAAACTGGCCCTTAAAGAGAAGAATTATTAGTAAAGGGGCAAATATGTTAGCTAGAACTTTACTTAGAATCAATGTTAAGGATAATACTTCGGGGTATAGGGTTTATTCTAAAGGTGCTATCGAAGTAGTTAAAAATTGTAAAAACGCAGATGGGTACGAGTTTCAGATATGTGCAGTATATAAAGTTAAGAGGGCTGGGCTAAGGATAGTTGAAGTGCCTATAACTTTTAGGGATAGAAGTAAGGGGAAAAGTAAGTTAGGAAGTGAAAAAATTCTCAGTTGGTTTGTATATGTTTTAAAGTTATCATTAGGCTTTACTTCTTGA
- a CDS encoding RNA-binding protein, translating to MQRHFLSEKDSKKLISEIKNKYGIEIEGKIEIGKEKKQVYYFVDGLLSFFSEELIPTLCFIRKYNLQLPSVTVDEGAVKHIVNGADLFVPGIVEYNCNCKEGDIVLVKTKTNIPIAIIKVIMDKEKALSEKKGKFGINLHYLNDEIWEMCNERGSSSNV from the coding sequence ATGCAAAGGCACTTTTTATCTGAAAAGGATAGTAAAAAACTAATCTCTGAAATAAAAAATAAATACGGAATTGAAATTGAAGGAAAAATTGAAATTGGAAAGGAGAAAAAGCAAGTATACTACTTTGTTGATGGTTTACTCTCGTTTTTTTCAGAAGAACTAATTCCCACACTTTGTTTTATAAGAAAATATAATTTACAGCTTCCTTCTGTAACGGTTGACGAAGGTGCAGTAAAGCATATTGTAAATGGTGCTGATCTTTTTGTACCAGGTATTGTTGAATATAACTGCAATTGTAAAGAAGGTGATATTGTTTTAGTAAAGACTAAGACAAATATTCCAATAGCAATTATAAAAGTTATTATGGATAAAGAAAAAGCTTTAAGTGAGAAAAAAGGAAAGTTTGGAATAAATTTACATTATCTTAATGACGAAATATGGGAAATGTGCAATGAGAGGGGTTCTAGTTCCAACGTATAA
- the cutA gene encoding glyceraldehyde dehydrogenase subunit alpha, which yields MYIGKPIKRIEDLRLITGKGTYVDDIEIPGTLFVAFVRSKYPHARIKVKKGEGIFTGEDINPGKDFPMATKETTYVGQPIAIVIAKDRYEAYDLIESVEVEYEELNYVLDPENALEDKVKVYSGLSSNIYYHERWKGGDIEKAFNEADLTISDTLVNQRVIASPLETRGSLAYFDGNKLTFYSSTQSAHYLRRNLVDFLGFENIRVIQPDVGGAFGSKIIAHPEEYALAKLAIMLRKPLKWVPTRTEEFMSAGHGRDKKLRFEVAVKKDGTILGIRGTLIANLGAPYPDANDDESGNVKSAIRMLPGIYKIIGADIDAFAVNTNITPTQSYRGAGRPEGIYFIERIVNIVANELGIDQYEIRLKNAIDTLPYTNIFGITYDSGNVKKLLEIGKKYYDELKKEDGCVGVSSYIEITAFGPWEVARISVKYDGKITLVTGTGPHGQGDATAFAQIAADILELPIEKIEVRWGDTEIIEDGIGTWGSRTVTIGGSAVLLASQKLKDKLIEIGAKILNADKEEVEYKEGNITHKKNGNKVTFNEIVKNAFKIGESLDVTAIYNVRQPPTTPYGVHLALIKVDESGKVFVKKYVAIDDIGNVINPLLAEGQAIGGIVQGMAQALLEEAFFNENGQLLTTNFQDYPIPTAVEIPEKIDWYYEILGKSTHPTGSKGIGEAGAIAATPTIINAVEQCIKKRITKMPVKFEELVS from the coding sequence ATGTATATCGGTAAGCCGATAAAAAGGATTGAGGATTTAAGGCTTATTACTGGAAAAGGTACATACGTTGATGATATTGAAATACCAGGAACACTATTTGTAGCATTCGTAAGAAGCAAATATCCTCATGCAAGGATTAAAGTTAAAAAAGGAGAAGGAATATTTACTGGTGAAGATATAAACCCTGGAAAAGATTTCCCCATGGCAACTAAAGAAACTACTTACGTTGGACAGCCAATAGCTATAGTTATTGCAAAAGATAGGTATGAGGCTTATGATCTAATTGAATCTGTGGAAGTAGAGTACGAAGAATTAAACTACGTTTTAGACCCAGAAAATGCATTAGAAGATAAAGTGAAGGTGTATAGTGGTTTATCTTCAAATATATATTATCATGAGAGATGGAAAGGAGGAGATATAGAAAAAGCGTTTAACGAGGCTGATTTAACAATTTCTGATACCTTAGTTAACCAAAGGGTAATAGCTTCACCGTTAGAGACCAGAGGTTCTTTGGCTTATTTTGATGGGAATAAGCTTACATTTTACTCTTCTACACAATCAGCTCACTATTTGAGAAGAAATCTTGTTGACTTCCTCGGATTTGAAAACATTAGGGTAATTCAACCTGATGTTGGAGGTGCATTTGGTAGTAAAATTATTGCCCACCCGGAGGAATACGCTTTAGCTAAACTAGCAATAATGTTAAGGAAACCACTAAAATGGGTACCTACAAGAACAGAAGAATTTATGTCAGCTGGGCATGGTAGGGATAAAAAACTAAGGTTTGAAGTTGCTGTTAAAAAAGATGGAACAATTTTAGGAATAAGAGGAACTTTGATAGCAAACTTAGGAGCTCCTTACCCAGATGCTAATGATGATGAATCTGGAAACGTTAAGAGCGCCATAAGGATGTTACCTGGTATTTATAAGATAATTGGTGCTGATATTGATGCCTTTGCAGTTAATACAAATATAACCCCTACACAATCATATAGAGGTGCTGGTAGGCCAGAAGGAATATACTTTATAGAGAGAATAGTAAATATTGTAGCAAATGAATTAGGAATAGATCAGTATGAGATAAGGTTGAAAAATGCTATTGACACACTGCCATATACCAATATTTTTGGTATTACTTATGATTCTGGAAATGTGAAGAAACTTTTAGAAATTGGGAAGAAATATTATGATGAGCTAAAGAAAGAGGATGGCTGTGTTGGTGTTTCTTCGTATATTGAAATAACTGCTTTTGGGCCTTGGGAAGTTGCTAGAATTTCTGTTAAATATGATGGCAAAATTACGTTAGTGACCGGTACTGGTCCTCATGGTCAAGGAGATGCAACTGCGTTTGCTCAAATTGCAGCTGACATACTAGAGTTACCAATTGAAAAGATCGAGGTTAGATGGGGTGATACAGAAATAATTGAAGATGGTATCGGAACATGGGGGAGTAGGACTGTAACTATAGGTGGTTCTGCAGTTTTATTGGCTTCTCAAAAGCTTAAGGATAAGTTAATTGAAATTGGCGCTAAAATACTAAATGCTGACAAAGAGGAGGTTGAATATAAAGAAGGAAATATCACACATAAGAAGAACGGTAATAAAGTTACTTTCAACGAGATCGTAAAGAATGCTTTTAAGATAGGAGAAAGTCTGGATGTAACAGCTATCTATAATGTTAGACAACCTCCTACTACTCCCTACGGTGTTCATCTAGCACTAATAAAAGTGGATGAATCAGGGAAGGTATTTGTAAAGAAATATGTTGCAATAGATGATATAGGAAATGTTATTAATCCTTTACTTGCAGAAGGACAAGCTATAGGCGGTATTGTACAAGGGATGGCACAAGCGTTATTAGAGGAGGCTTTCTTTAACGAAAATGGACAATTGTTGACTACTAATTTTCAAGATTATCCTATCCCTACAGCAGTAGAAATACCCGAGAAGATAGATTGGTATTATGAGATTTTAGGAAAATCTACTCATCCTACGGGAAGCAAAGGGATTGGCGAAGCTGGTGCAATAGCGGCTACACCGACAATAATAAATGCTGTAGAACAATGTATTAAAAAGAGAATAACTAAAATGCCAGTTAAATTTGAGGAGTTGGTTAGTTAA
- a CDS encoding M48 family metalloprotease, giving the protein MNLIIFAILPLVFIGDRIQLKRLKSLFTIEGIKVFLDDNESINAYIIGKNLVITKGFLRLDKSEQRAILAHEMSHMVLNHYLKMKILVAVGLIFSLFLFQFNIVLSLISLILVFLLQKFVSKRQEIQADRLAYSIVGDELKLVIKKYGDVESSIFSSHPTINTRLKMLSF; this is encoded by the coding sequence GTGAACTTAATTATTTTCGCCATACTCCCTCTCGTATTTATAGGAGATCGCATACAGCTAAAGAGGTTAAAATCTTTATTTACTATAGAAGGAATAAAAGTATTTCTCGATGATAATGAGAGTATAAATGCGTATATAATAGGTAAGAACTTAGTAATAACCAAGGGTTTTCTAAGACTAGATAAATCAGAACAAAGGGCAATATTAGCTCACGAAATGTCACACATGGTACTTAACCATTATCTAAAAATGAAAATACTTGTAGCTGTGGGGTTAATATTTTCACTATTTCTATTTCAGTTCAATATTGTACTTTCACTAATTTCCTTGATTTTGGTCTTTTTACTGCAAAAATTTGTAAGTAAAAGGCAAGAGATCCAGGCTGATAGACTTGCATATTCTATAGTTGGAGATGAACTTAAACTAGTCATTAAAAAGTATGGAGATGTAGAGTCTAGTATATTCTCTTCCCATCCAACTATAAACACGAGACTTAAGATGTTAAGTTTTTAA
- a CDS encoding zinc-dependent dehydrogenase: MKAVLLENGKVVIKEIPKPIIKDKGDVIVKMKACGLCGTDVEKICGQYTASQPILGHEPAGIIDESSVDFLKPGQRVFAHHHVPCYECYYCTHGSPTMCPYYRKTNLDPGGFAEYFRVPAWNVVRGGILILPDSVSFDEGAFIEPLATVVRAQRRVKINKGDSVLVVGAGPMGLLHVMMAKANGASTVIASDVSDFRIEYATKVGADYSLNARKTDISSEVKKLTDGRGVDLAIIASGSPSAILSGLLSVRKGGYVLLFGVPYKGTVLNYDISELLNNEISIISSNAAVEEDTKEALKLIYEGKVDVKKLITHRFSLDEFNEAVRIGKEGNAIKVIIYD, encoded by the coding sequence GTGAAAGCTGTACTTTTAGAGAATGGAAAGGTTGTAATTAAGGAGATACCTAAGCCTATAATTAAGGATAAAGGTGATGTTATAGTTAAGATGAAAGCCTGTGGATTATGTGGCACAGATGTTGAAAAAATTTGTGGACAATATACGGCATCTCAACCAATACTAGGGCATGAGCCTGCTGGAATAATAGACGAATCCAGTGTAGATTTCTTAAAACCCGGACAAAGGGTCTTTGCTCATCACCATGTCCCATGCTATGAGTGTTATTATTGTACTCACGGTAGTCCTACCATGTGCCCTTATTATAGGAAAACAAATCTTGACCCCGGCGGATTTGCTGAGTACTTTAGGGTACCAGCTTGGAATGTAGTAAGGGGAGGAATTTTAATTTTACCAGACTCTGTATCTTTTGATGAAGGAGCTTTTATAGAACCATTAGCTACTGTTGTGAGAGCGCAGAGAAGGGTAAAAATAAACAAAGGAGATAGTGTCTTAGTGGTTGGTGCTGGACCTATGGGTTTATTACACGTCATGATGGCTAAGGCTAATGGAGCAAGTACTGTTATAGCATCTGATGTATCAGATTTTAGAATCGAATATGCTACAAAAGTAGGAGCAGACTACTCATTAAATGCGAGAAAGACTGATATATCGAGTGAAGTTAAGAAATTAACAGATGGTAGAGGAGTTGATTTAGCAATAATAGCCTCAGGGTCTCCTTCGGCTATATTATCTGGACTACTTTCAGTAAGAAAAGGAGGATATGTATTACTATTCGGTGTTCCATATAAAGGAACAGTCTTGAATTATGATATTAGTGAACTTCTAAATAACGAAATTTCAATAATATCAAGTAATGCTGCTGTGGAAGAGGATACAAAGGAAGCACTAAAATTAATTTATGAAGGAAAAGTTGATGTTAAAAAGCTAATAACTCATAGATTCTCATTAGATGAGTTCAATGAGGCCGTAAGGATAGGTAAGGAGGGAAATGCCATAAAGGTAATAATATATGATTGA
- a CDS encoding cobalamin biosynthesis protein, with translation MLPILYLAVLIDLTLGEPPIYIHPVVWVGKISERLIVPYKGYLYGVFVWTISIIPVLILLLFPLYIPNVIIQIILLTFFLKTSFSIKMLYELVKKSIPLNKENRKYAQQLVRRNVYELDDPHVASAVIESLFESLVDGIASPIFWFLIFGYPGALLQRFSNTMDSMVGYKTLELQKEGWFSAKVDTLMNYIPSRLTGILMIIAGYILGYKPRNLCKALKSSRIESLNARYPISFASSILHVRLEKPGYYSVGEGNLPREDDIRRALRLFVVTLILYFTFISIIYYYLYGISLLTYPYGLIELI, from the coding sequence TTGTTACCCATTCTTTACCTCGCTGTTCTCATTGATTTAACCTTAGGAGAACCTCCAATTTACATTCATCCAGTAGTTTGGGTTGGCAAAATATCTGAGAGATTAATAGTACCTTATAAGGGCTATTTATACGGAGTATTCGTATGGACAATCAGTATAATACCAGTCCTAATTCTTCTTTTATTCCCACTATATATTCCTAATGTAATAATACAGATTATACTTCTTACTTTTTTCCTTAAAACTAGTTTTTCTATTAAAATGCTTTATGAACTGGTCAAAAAATCTATCCCACTTAATAAAGAAAATAGAAAGTATGCACAACAATTAGTTAGAAGAAACGTATATGAACTAGATGATCCTCACGTAGCCTCAGCCGTTATTGAATCTCTATTTGAAAGTCTCGTTGACGGAATAGCTTCACCTATTTTCTGGTTCCTTATTTTTGGCTATCCTGGTGCACTATTACAAAGATTTTCTAATACAATGGATAGTATGGTAGGTTATAAAACATTAGAACTACAAAAAGAGGGATGGTTTTCTGCGAAAGTTGACACTCTCATGAATTACATACCTTCTAGGCTTACTGGAATCCTAATGATTATAGCGGGGTACATCCTTGGATATAAGCCTAGAAATTTATGTAAGGCTCTTAAGAGTAGTAGGATTGAAAGTCTGAATGCCAGGTACCCAATATCTTTTGCGTCCTCTATATTGCATGTGAGACTTGAAAAACCTGGTTATTATTCAGTAGGCGAAGGTAATTTGCCCAGAGAAGATGACATAAGAAGAGCATTAAGACTTTTCGTTGTAACCTTAATACTTTATTTTACCTTCATCTCAATCATATATTATTACCTTTATGGCATTTCCCTCCTTACCTATCCTTACGGCCTCATTGAACTCATCTAA
- a CDS encoding adenosylcobinamide-GDP ribazoletransferase: MKIFKKIASQISFFTIIPSTKTTLEEVASASFISPIIVGVITALIDYAVVFITSKFLGNIAFLLILPTVEVIRGFHHLDGLLDFGDALMAKDYNKKIKALHDVEVGAGGIGLLLVYVSIFLTVLLSTKTLSFFSLLIAEVESRALGILLLAIMPPIEISYMGKIFHKSLNSKWKILSIIVEIILFGNLYILISFAILLLFFYFLGYSSLRGSSGDFIGAVITLSFPIFLLIAEKSCYPFFTSLFSLI; the protein is encoded by the coding sequence ATGAAAATATTTAAAAAGATCGCCTCGCAGATCTCATTCTTTACTATTATTCCCTCGACAAAAACAACTTTAGAGGAGGTTGCTAGTGCTTCCTTTATTTCCCCAATAATTGTTGGCGTAATTACAGCCTTAATCGACTATGCTGTAGTATTTATAACGTCAAAGTTTTTGGGCAATATTGCATTTCTCCTTATATTACCTACTGTAGAAGTAATTAGAGGTTTTCATCATCTGGACGGGTTACTTGATTTTGGAGATGCATTAATGGCTAAAGATTATAATAAGAAAATTAAGGCTTTACATGACGTAGAAGTAGGAGCTGGTGGAATAGGCTTATTATTAGTGTATGTTTCGATTTTTCTTACTGTATTACTATCTACAAAAACTCTGTCTTTCTTTTCGTTATTGATTGCGGAGGTTGAAAGTAGGGCTTTAGGAATCCTTTTATTGGCAATTATGCCCCCAATAGAGATAAGCTATATGGGGAAAATTTTTCATAAGAGTCTAAACAGTAAATGGAAAATTTTGTCAATTATAGTTGAAATAATACTATTTGGAAATCTTTATATATTAATTTCGTTTGCTATTCTATTACTCTTTTTCTACTTTTTAGGGTACTCCTCTCTAAGAGGAAGTTCTGGAGATTTTATAGGGGCTGTAATAACTTTATCATTTCCCATATTTCTACTTATAGCGGAAAAAAGTTGTTACCCATTCTTTACCTCGCTGTTCTCATTGATTTAA
- a CDS encoding cobyric acid synthase translates to MAIIIASTMSDSGKSTVTTAIVKLLGLTPMKIQNMSLNSFPTMDGGEIAFIQAYQAFAKGIEPERYMNPILLKPSGKGIEVIYFGTPIGIYSAEEYYNKIEELWWKIKDYIRRDVIIESAGGIEPNFIDKDLTLVRLVKEFNLPVILVLDIDRGGAFTSAYGAYLTLPESIRKNLKGFIINKFRGEERLLYPAVKWLEEKTGMRYLGYLPYFDEPPIMQEDSMNIFEFGEGDIEVGIIAYPYMSNFNEFYAFSKSNAHVRFIKKPSQLSKVDLIIIPGSRNTFESLVWLTEKGFIEYIRKKPVLGVCGGFQLMGKRLIDTYGYESGSIKEHEGLGIFDIEIRYDKEKIISRSWSDIKVNGYEIRRGKIKYLDEKPLLTITKRGYKEVNVYDGAMKGDKLGYSIHGSLFSDGGKKLLYELYGIKVNTKSLEEEIKDQSEKLANIFKRYINMDLLNQINT, encoded by the coding sequence GTGGCAATTATTATAGCTTCTACTATGAGTGATTCTGGGAAATCAACAGTAACGACTGCTATCGTTAAATTACTAGGTTTGACTCCTATGAAAATTCAGAATATGTCCCTAAATAGCTTTCCTACCATGGATGGTGGAGAGATAGCTTTTATTCAAGCCTATCAAGCGTTTGCAAAGGGAATTGAACCAGAAAGATATATGAATCCTATTCTGTTAAAGCCCTCGGGTAAAGGAATAGAAGTCATTTACTTTGGTACTCCTATAGGAATATATTCAGCTGAAGAGTACTATAATAAAATAGAAGAATTATGGTGGAAAATTAAGGATTACATTAGGAGAGATGTGATAATTGAATCAGCTGGTGGAATTGAACCGAATTTTATAGATAAAGACTTAACGCTGGTAAGGTTAGTAAAAGAGTTTAATCTTCCTGTCATATTAGTTCTAGATATAGATAGAGGAGGAGCGTTTACTTCAGCTTATGGTGCATATCTTACTCTCCCAGAAAGTATAAGAAAGAACTTGAAAGGTTTTATAATTAATAAGTTTAGAGGAGAAGAAAGGTTACTCTACCCAGCTGTAAAATGGCTTGAAGAGAAAACTGGAATGAGATATTTAGGTTATCTTCCTTATTTTGATGAACCGCCAATAATGCAAGAAGATTCAATGAATATATTTGAATTCGGTGAGGGAGATATTGAAGTGGGTATAATAGCTTATCCTTATATGAGTAATTTTAACGAATTTTATGCATTTAGTAAATCAAACGCACACGTTAGATTTATTAAAAAGCCTTCACAGTTATCTAAAGTTGACTTAATCATTATACCGGGTAGTAGAAATACATTTGAAAGTCTGGTATGGTTAACAGAGAAGGGATTTATTGAGTATATAAGAAAGAAACCAGTTCTGGGTGTATGTGGCGGTTTCCAACTTATGGGTAAAAGGCTTATAGACACCTATGGTTATGAGAGTGGGTCTATAAAGGAGCACGAAGGATTAGGAATATTTGATATCGAGATAAGGTATGATAAAGAGAAGATTATCTCTAGAAGTTGGTCTGATATAAAAGTTAATGGTTATGAGATCAGAAGAGGTAAAATAAAATATTTGGATGAAAAGCCTCTATTAACAATTACCAAGCGTGGATATAAGGAAGTGAATGTTTATGATGGTGCTATGAAAGGTGATAAACTAGGTTATAGTATTCATGGTTCTTTATTTTCTGATGGAGGTAAAAAACTTCTATATGAATTATATGGCATAAAAGTTAATACAAAAAGTCTTGAGGAGGAAATAAAGGATCAGTCTGAGAAATTAGCTAATATATTTAAACGTTATATTAATATGGATTTACTTAATCAAATAAATACATAG
- a CDS encoding ATP-binding protein: MSFDPQKFVDEISPQLKEIVDSKAVAAVSGGVDSTTAAVLSYKILGDKVIPVMIDTGFLRENEAENVKNMLKDLMPLQVIDEREKFISSLEGMSDAEEKRKKFRQLFYDTLSKIVKEFDAKYLIQGTIAADWVETQGGIKTQHNVLIQLGIDTEKEWGFKVVEPLADLYKDEVRALAKYLGLPRDIYNRQPFPGPGLLVRVVGKLTREKLEILRKVTTTVEKNLSELNLSQYFAVIFDSVAEYSEELSKEVGCDVKVYKTLATGVKGDVRAYGNIAGIECKKDYESLREIMKKLTSYNITHVVVKVADKNPEGIYTIGIRAVNTQDFMTADFAKIDWNILGKMSDEINDKKIKEIVYDITTKPPATIEYE, from the coding sequence ATGAGTTTTGATCCACAAAAATTTGTTGATGAGATCTCTCCTCAATTAAAGGAGATTGTTGATAGTAAAGCTGTAGCTGCGGTAAGTGGTGGTGTTGATAGTACTACAGCTGCAGTTTTATCGTATAAAATTCTAGGTGATAAAGTAATTCCAGTTATGATAGACACAGGATTTTTAAGAGAAAACGAAGCTGAGAATGTAAAGAACATGCTTAAAGATTTAATGCCTCTACAAGTTATTGATGAGAGAGAAAAGTTCATCTCGTCACTGGAAGGTATGTCAGACGCTGAAGAGAAAAGGAAAAAATTTAGGCAATTATTTTACGATACTTTATCTAAAATTGTAAAAGAGTTTGATGCTAAATATTTAATACAAGGGACAATTGCTGCTGACTGGGTAGAAACGCAAGGTGGTATAAAAACGCAACATAACGTTCTAATACAGCTAGGTATAGATACTGAAAAAGAATGGGGATTTAAAGTCGTTGAGCCCTTAGCTGATTTATATAAAGATGAAGTTAGGGCTTTAGCAAAGTACCTAGGTTTACCTAGGGATATATATAATAGGCAACCTTTTCCAGGTCCAGGATTACTTGTTAGAGTTGTAGGTAAGTTAACTAGAGAAAAACTAGAAATCTTAAGGAAAGTAACTACCACTGTGGAAAAGAACTTATCTGAATTAAATCTCTCCCAGTATTTTGCAGTTATTTTTGACTCAGTTGCAGAGTACAGTGAAGAGTTAAGCAAAGAAGTCGGATGTGATGTTAAGGTATATAAAACATTAGCTACTGGTGTTAAAGGTGATGTAAGGGCTTATGGTAATATAGCTGGAATTGAATGCAAGAAAGACTACGAGAGTTTAAGAGAAATTATGAAAAAACTTACAAGTTATAATATAACTCATGTGGTTGTTAAGGTAGCAGATAAAAATCCAGAGGGTATTTATACCATAGGAATTAGAGCCGTGAATACACAAGATTTTATGACAGCTGATTTCGCTAAAATAGATTGGAATATTCTAGGAAAAATGTCAGATGAAATTAACGATAAAAAAATCAAGGAAATTGTTTATGATATAACGACAAAACCACCGGCGACTATTGAGTACGAGTAA